The following coding sequences are from one Candidatus Thermoplasmatota archaeon window:
- the purS gene encoding phosphoribosylformylglycinamidine synthase subunit PurS produces the protein MVKAFVEIHLKKGIADPEGSNTLKALKLLGFETATDVKSARLFEIDLEEEDRVQAENLLEEMCHRLLANPVIHDYQIRFE, from the coding sequence ATGGTGAAGGCCTTCGTTGAGATACATCTGAAGAAAGGGATCGCGGATCCTGAGGGATCGAACACCCTCAAGGCGCTGAAGCTTCTGGGCTTCGAGACCGCAACTGACGTTAAGTCCGCGAGACTCTTCGAGATCGACCTGGAGGAGGAGGACAGGGTCCAGGCCGAGAACCTTCTGGAGGAGATGTGCCATCGCCTCTTGGCGAACCCCGTCATCCATGATTACCAGATCCGATTCGAGTAG
- a CDS encoding S8 family serine peptidase, translating into MKAGNNRRVLVGLMVGLVVIGMVLPASATSISTEEERQSPVEPSFLWFYYSGLEVDTSDSQAVMETYANVETGDYYVIQYSGYLTADRVERLEDLGVGLYEYLPYNGYVVRMDEPTVSKVRSLDYIRFLMPYYPAFKVSPDLFGYEVVKVKVHLYPDVDYDRNLKEIEDLGVVYGTSTRHGTVNVIVAGIQMDELVAIPDVRYVVEDSPIVVYNNRAATLEGNYDAQQSSISGLYDPLLGDPIALTGEGEVIGFADTGFDTGFVTSGHYDFFLGPGPGCNRDRVLSIRAHTGHTDDPDGHGTHVAGDALGNGYIKEFVDGVFDPCDADYTGGYAGVAPEAELTFDSCGSGGGLLVPTPDVWEFQYADGARQHSNSWGPQSVQNTYGPTAIAVDGFMWDNPDALVLFAAGNDGPAWNTASGGGNAHNTLSVGAGENDRPSEGAGSDDPSQLSSYSSRGPVENRLKPDIVGTSELAGPHSSQAAYNEYSDITDYQYYNLPGSYANADYWYMGGTSASTPRVAGQSALAREFYREYHGLTVSEITSPLVKATLINGATDMGYGYPSYDQGWGKVNIKNSLFPTAPRTNQWSTGNLGAGELWDAATHGGMNLNIRSSRVPLKITMAHMAPMGSFLQDDLDLEAISPSGVVYKGNLFATENNYPEYDDWSYPDPGNLDWDGDYYFTLDMDTDDDYNSVENIFVEEPELGIWTVKIVGDGNAIHNPPFGIIFSADVGPIRDYHVALTTVNPLRYTVHPGGSAAFSFNVLNFGLFQDTIAMGETAVSPPTPLITVAYKNNTGATVTDLALESNEGRDLTAIISADPLLATGAYTFCIKGTSQNDITDPIASDRLCLVVDVIQQRLPRVIQVTNETYSQTEPHIVAFNDGFTDHVFIAYKAEATEGTRVEVKHSTDGGLTFGAPNRITWVPDGPTDIRMTYFNDSSTNWSHRVFITWHGNDPAISAVDDRSDWVYVAYSDAPYASWTLSHVDTNSGPRWHNVKRMTFLLPLPSPPSGPSDQLLLINEVLEYSFSGQPDPTQVSVLAFFSYDGGDTWTNKTPNAVISPQDGNYHFFPNGFVDQNGVAWIIYYWRLAGSGQNKRDLCFQYFDGASFHPNLGMKQDITNTPGSLMFPAGVSTGEGPSGNRVYDVFTQSVTSDEDKQMFVVYSDDMGATWEPWDHNPPWTPDSTQLNVPYGGIVSQTYYVTRPVLDIDDASNTLVVTFYEEDTIPLLGSPNIHVVFSQDGYASGVTSELTADAYGKGQPITDTIDTTIFTTYHARSQKGDTDIYLRIYNWDWWNDADNLGPVTTVVASNPNPFNLTAYSQFLLTGNVDDVSTGYNNIAAAEYFLQDFRPTPAQDGTGTSMSATDAGFDSPIEGVSAVVDVPGNWLLGQCKKAWVHGQDILGYWGDHEYVEICLTAVGAQKPAMPVMTDALLSPAIADVTLNWDASPDDGSGEMDIVHYGIHRATSYLGPYQNVGNVTATQSPSYTWTDLGTGHGDPLNYFYCVRAFDGVLESECPDIGAKFTMPLTAGIHLISIPVRASDPSVESIFQTISVARVWTYVASDTADPWKTWSSVKKYTDLPAIDITMGLWVDVSVGGDLTVAGLVPRSVSVTMEKGWNLIGVPTFLDYIVSDTGATEAEGYDGAAPPYYLRKINLFDPLVTGEAYWVHKSAAIAWPVDNAIP; encoded by the coding sequence ATGAAAGCAGGAAATAATCGCAGAGTGCTAGTCGGACTTATGGTCGGACTCGTCGTGATCGGAATGGTTCTCCCGGCAAGCGCCACTAGCATTTCCACTGAAGAAGAACGCCAGTCTCCCGTAGAACCTTCCTTTCTTTGGTTCTACTACTCTGGATTGGAGGTAGACACGAGCGATTCCCAAGCCGTGATGGAGACATACGCCAACGTGGAAACGGGAGACTATTACGTCATCCAGTATTCGGGCTATTTGACCGCTGACAGGGTGGAGAGGCTCGAGGACCTGGGCGTCGGATTGTATGAATACCTTCCGTACAACGGCTACGTTGTGAGAATGGATGAACCGACTGTCTCAAAGGTGAGAAGCCTCGACTACATCAGGTTTCTAATGCCATACTACCCAGCCTTCAAGGTCTCCCCGGACCTGTTCGGATACGAGGTCGTGAAGGTGAAGGTGCATCTGTACCCAGATGTGGATTACGATCGGAACCTGAAGGAAATCGAAGACCTTGGAGTGGTCTATGGAACATCCACTCGTCATGGGACTGTGAATGTGATTGTCGCTGGGATCCAGATGGATGAACTCGTCGCCATCCCTGACGTAAGATATGTGGTGGAAGACTCTCCAATCGTCGTATACAACAACCGAGCAGCTACGCTGGAGGGTAACTACGACGCCCAGCAAAGCTCAATCAGCGGGTTGTACGATCCACTGTTGGGAGACCCGATAGCGTTGACTGGTGAAGGGGAAGTCATAGGATTCGCCGACACGGGATTCGACACGGGTTTCGTTACTAGCGGTCATTACGACTTCTTCTTGGGTCCTGGCCCTGGCTGCAACAGAGACAGGGTTTTGTCGATAAGGGCGCATACGGGACATACAGACGATCCTGACGGTCACGGAACCCACGTAGCGGGGGACGCCCTCGGCAATGGGTACATCAAGGAGTTTGTGGACGGAGTCTTCGACCCGTGCGATGCTGACTACACGGGTGGATACGCGGGCGTGGCCCCAGAAGCAGAGCTTACTTTCGATTCCTGCGGGTCTGGGGGCGGCCTGCTTGTTCCTACACCGGATGTGTGGGAATTCCAGTACGCGGATGGCGCAAGACAGCACTCCAACAGCTGGGGACCGCAGTCCGTGCAGAACACCTACGGGCCCACCGCAATCGCCGTTGACGGCTTCATGTGGGACAATCCAGATGCCCTCGTTCTGTTTGCGGCTGGGAATGACGGACCCGCGTGGAACACTGCCAGCGGCGGGGGAAACGCTCACAACACTCTCAGTGTAGGAGCCGGAGAAAACGACCGCCCCTCCGAGGGCGCAGGGTCGGACGACCCCTCACAGCTTTCCTCCTACAGTAGCCGAGGACCTGTGGAAAACAGGCTCAAACCCGATATCGTCGGCACGTCGGAGCTTGCAGGTCCGCATTCGAGTCAAGCCGCGTACAATGAGTACTCTGACATCACGGACTACCAGTACTACAATCTGCCTGGCTCGTATGCGAACGCGGATTACTGGTATATGGGTGGCACATCAGCATCGACGCCGCGAGTCGCGGGACAATCTGCGCTGGCAAGGGAGTTCTACAGGGAGTACCACGGTCTCACGGTCAGCGAAATCACATCTCCCCTCGTGAAAGCGACACTCATCAATGGTGCAACCGACATGGGATACGGCTATCCCAGTTATGACCAGGGTTGGGGAAAGGTGAACATCAAGAACTCCTTGTTCCCGACGGCGCCTAGAACCAACCAGTGGAGCACCGGCAACCTCGGTGCAGGAGAGCTTTGGGACGCCGCCACACACGGCGGCATGAACCTCAACATCCGCTCTTCGAGAGTCCCGCTAAAGATAACGATGGCTCACATGGCCCCGATGGGCTCCTTCCTTCAGGACGACCTTGACCTCGAGGCAATCTCCCCGAGCGGTGTGGTCTACAAGGGCAACCTCTTCGCAACCGAGAACAACTATCCCGAGTACGATGATTGGTCCTATCCTGATCCGGGCAACCTTGACTGGGACGGCGACTACTACTTCACACTCGACATGGACACAGATGATGACTACAACTCAGTGGAGAACATCTTCGTCGAGGAGCCCGAGCTGGGGATTTGGACAGTGAAAATCGTGGGTGACGGAAATGCCATCCACAATCCTCCGTTCGGGATAATCTTCTCTGCAGATGTAGGACCGATCAGGGACTACCACGTTGCTCTGACGACGGTGAACCCGCTCAGATACACGGTTCATCCTGGCGGGTCAGCCGCTTTCTCCTTCAACGTCCTGAACTTCGGATTGTTTCAGGACACCATCGCAATGGGTGAGACGGCAGTTTCCCCACCCACTCCACTGATAACGGTCGCATACAAGAACAACACCGGCGCCACTGTCACGGATCTTGCGCTGGAATCCAACGAGGGCAGGGACCTGACGGCCATAATCTCCGCGGATCCACTGCTTGCCACAGGCGCATACACGTTCTGCATCAAGGGGACGTCCCAGAACGACATCACCGATCCAATCGCGTCAGATAGGCTCTGCCTCGTGGTGGATGTCATTCAGCAGAGGCTCCCTAGGGTGATACAGGTCACCAATGAGACCTACAGCCAGACGGAGCCACACATCGTCGCCTTCAACGACGGCTTCACGGATCACGTCTTCATCGCGTACAAGGCGGAAGCGACTGAAGGAACGCGAGTGGAGGTCAAGCATTCGACAGACGGGGGGCTCACGTTCGGAGCCCCGAACAGGATAACGTGGGTGCCAGATGGCCCGACCGATATCCGCATGACATACTTCAATGACAGCTCCACGAACTGGTCGCATCGTGTGTTCATAACATGGCACGGCAACGACCCCGCCATCTCCGCCGTCGATGATAGAAGCGACTGGGTGTATGTGGCATACTCGGACGCGCCATACGCCTCTTGGACCCTGAGTCACGTTGACACGAACTCCGGACCGCGCTGGCACAATGTGAAGAGAATGACGTTCCTGCTGCCACTTCCAAGTCCGCCTTCAGGACCTTCGGACCAGCTCCTGTTGATCAATGAGGTCCTCGAATATTCCTTTAGCGGACAGCCGGATCCCACTCAGGTTTCCGTGCTCGCGTTCTTCTCGTACGATGGAGGCGACACATGGACGAACAAAACACCCAACGCGGTGATATCACCGCAGGACGGGAACTACCACTTCTTCCCGAACGGATTCGTGGATCAGAACGGCGTAGCTTGGATCATCTACTACTGGAGACTTGCCGGTTCCGGTCAGAACAAGAGAGACCTTTGCTTCCAGTACTTCGACGGGGCCAGTTTCCATCCAAACCTCGGTATGAAACAGGACATCACGAATACACCTGGTAGCCTGATGTTCCCTGCGGGAGTCAGCACAGGTGAAGGGCCCAGTGGAAACAGAGTCTATGATGTCTTCACTCAGAGCGTGACTTCAGATGAGGACAAGCAGATGTTTGTGGTCTATTCGGACGATATGGGCGCCACTTGGGAACCATGGGACCATAACCCCCCCTGGACACCAGACTCGACACAGCTCAACGTGCCATACGGAGGCATTGTGAGTCAGACATACTACGTCACCAGACCGGTCCTGGACATCGATGACGCCTCGAACACGCTCGTGGTCACATTCTACGAGGAAGACACGATCCCATTACTCGGATCTCCGAATATCCACGTGGTTTTCTCACAGGATGGTTATGCCTCCGGAGTGACGTCGGAGCTGACGGCTGATGCGTACGGAAAGGGCCAGCCCATAACCGATACGATTGACACGACCATCTTCACGACATACCATGCAAGGAGCCAGAAGGGTGACACGGACATCTATCTCAGGATATACAACTGGGATTGGTGGAACGACGCTGACAACCTGGGTCCAGTGACAACTGTTGTTGCATCCAATCCGAACCCGTTCAACCTAACTGCGTACAGCCAGTTCCTGCTGACCGGGAACGTTGATGACGTGAGCACTGGCTATAACAACATCGCCGCAGCGGAGTACTTCCTTCAGGATTTCAGACCTACGCCCGCGCAGGACGGTACTGGAACCTCCATGAGCGCAACGGACGCGGGATTCGACAGCCCGATAGAGGGCGTCTCTGCCGTCGTCGACGTCCCTGGCAATTGGCTCCTCGGGCAGTGCAAGAAAGCATGGGTACACGGCCAGGACATCTTGGGCTATTGGGGAGATCACGAATATGTGGAGATCTGCCTGACGGCTGTTGGCGCCCAGAAGCCGGCCATGCCGGTGATGACCGACGCCCTACTCTCACCTGCTATCGCCGACGTGACACTCAACTGGGACGCTTCGCCCGACGATGGGTCGGGAGAGATGGACATTGTCCACTACGGGATTCACAGAGCGACGAGCTATCTCGGACCTTATCAGAACGTGGGCAATGTCACAGCAACGCAGAGCCCATCGTACACGTGGACCGACCTCGGAACGGGCCATGGAGATCCCCTGAACTACTTCTACTGTGTCAGGGCGTTTGACGGCGTCCTCGAGTCGGAATGTCCGGACATCGGGGCCAAGTTCACGATGCCGCTCACGGCGGGAATCCACTTGATATCCATTCCTGTCAGGGCATCGGATCCCAGCGTAGAGAGCATCTTCCAGACAATCAGCGTCGCCAGGGTGTGGACGTATGTCGCATCTGACACTGCCGATCCCTGGAAGACCTGGAGTTCGGTGAAGAAATACACGGACCTCCCAGCGATAGATATCACGATGGGTCTTTGGGTCGATGTCTCAGTAGGTGGGGATCTGACCGTGGCTGGTCTGGTTCCGAGATCTGTCTCAGTGACCATGGAAAAGGGCTGGAATCTCATCGGTGTTCCAACATTCCTGGATTACATCGTGAGTGACACTGGTGCGACCGAGGCAGAGGGCTATGACGGAGCCGCGCCACCGTACTATCTCAGGAAGATCAACCTGTTCGATCCGTTGGTCACTGGAGAGGCCTACTGGGTCCACAAGAGCGCAGCTATAGCTTGGCCAGTAGACAACGCGATTCCATAG
- the purL gene encoding phosphoribosylformylglycinamidine synthase subunit PurL produces the protein MEEFSSEIRFVSLLDASDDDMVLLSDEGGLALDLAEMKRVQEYYRGKGREPTDVELQSIGQAWSEHCCYKSSKVFLKEYLLSIDTPSVILRGDAGVVDFDEDHAYALRIESHNHPSAVEPYGGAATGIGGIIRDVLCMGAQPVALIDPLHFGPLDFPHDKLPKGVKHPRYLFEGVVAGIRDYGNRIGIPTVSGSVHFHDGYLGNCIINVGCVGIAKKKNILKNAVKTDSDVFILVGGRTGRDGIHGVTYASVELTEDMEEEWMGGAVQLGDPITKEPLIHTCLEAAERGLLNGMKDLGGGGLSCVVGEMALAGGFGAEVNLEKVPLKEEGLQPWEMWISESQERMMLAVAPEKVDDVLHLFKLYDVLATPIGRVIKDRIVRVLYEGKKILELDLDFYTAGPEYCREYTHDTRYLEEPEAIPDEPEDYSKTILKLISSPNIASKAWVIHQYDHEVRGATVVKPLQGKMGYACHGDAAVIKPLEHTFRGLAVATATNPTFSEIDPFRGGMSAVDEVCRNIAAVGGFPDSLTNCLNFGNPEKPDRLGLFRETVRGIGHVASHLGLPLPSGNVSFYNETEHGHVPPTPVVLGVGKVPDVRRCITSDLKEQDNPIFLIGDTKNEMGGSEYLRVFGGHSGTVPNVNVGMLKKSLHAVFRAVNEQTIASCHDVSHGGIAIAISEMALGGDVGAFIDLSKTERVPTSVKMFSESNTRWLAEVWPGKEDRFLDIMSDVPVRKLGMVKGSSVIIADSNVKAGIFLEDLSEAWKRTIYDYMGGTP, from the coding sequence TTGGAGGAGTTCTCTTCCGAAATCCGTTTTGTCAGCCTATTGGACGCTTCGGACGATGATATGGTCCTGCTCAGCGATGAAGGCGGCTTGGCCCTTGACCTCGCTGAGATGAAGCGGGTTCAGGAATACTATCGCGGCAAGGGGAGGGAGCCCACGGATGTGGAGCTCCAGTCAATCGGACAGGCATGGTCGGAGCACTGCTGCTACAAGTCGTCCAAGGTGTTTCTCAAGGAGTACCTGCTGTCCATCGACACGCCGTCCGTGATCCTCAGAGGAGATGCGGGCGTCGTGGATTTCGATGAAGACCACGCCTACGCCCTGAGGATCGAGAGCCACAATCATCCGAGTGCGGTTGAGCCCTACGGCGGGGCGGCCACCGGGATCGGGGGAATCATACGCGATGTCCTGTGCATGGGTGCCCAGCCAGTTGCCCTCATCGACCCACTGCACTTCGGCCCTCTGGATTTTCCTCATGACAAGCTCCCGAAGGGTGTCAAGCATCCTCGATATCTGTTCGAAGGAGTCGTCGCGGGCATCAGGGACTACGGCAACAGGATCGGCATACCAACGGTCTCCGGCAGCGTCCATTTCCATGACGGCTATCTCGGTAATTGCATCATCAACGTTGGCTGTGTGGGGATTGCGAAGAAGAAGAACATCCTCAAGAACGCCGTGAAGACCGACTCGGATGTCTTCATCCTCGTCGGCGGACGCACCGGGCGGGACGGCATCCACGGGGTGACGTACGCGTCCGTTGAGCTGACCGAGGACATGGAAGAGGAATGGATGGGCGGGGCGGTGCAATTGGGCGACCCGATAACGAAGGAACCCCTCATCCACACGTGCCTGGAGGCGGCGGAAAGGGGACTCCTCAACGGAATGAAGGACCTTGGCGGGGGAGGACTATCTTGCGTCGTCGGGGAAATGGCTCTCGCGGGCGGCTTTGGAGCCGAAGTGAACCTGGAGAAGGTTCCGCTGAAGGAGGAGGGACTTCAACCCTGGGAGATGTGGATCAGCGAATCCCAGGAGCGAATGATGCTGGCGGTTGCACCGGAGAAGGTGGACGATGTCCTCCACCTCTTCAAGCTGTACGATGTCCTCGCAACCCCCATTGGCCGTGTCATCAAGGACAGGATCGTCCGTGTGCTCTACGAGGGAAAGAAGATCCTAGAGCTTGACCTGGACTTCTACACGGCGGGCCCAGAGTACTGCCGGGAATACACCCATGACACCCGGTATCTGGAAGAGCCAGAAGCGATCCCCGACGAGCCAGAGGACTACAGCAAGACCATTCTCAAGCTCATATCCTCGCCCAACATAGCCTCGAAGGCTTGGGTGATTCATCAGTACGATCACGAGGTCAGAGGGGCCACGGTCGTGAAGCCCCTCCAGGGCAAGATGGGATACGCTTGCCACGGAGACGCCGCGGTGATCAAACCCCTGGAGCACACGTTTCGGGGACTCGCCGTTGCGACCGCTACGAATCCGACCTTCTCGGAAATCGATCCTTTCAGAGGTGGCATGTCGGCGGTTGACGAGGTGTGCAGGAATATCGCGGCCGTTGGAGGTTTCCCCGACTCACTCACGAATTGCCTGAATTTCGGCAATCCAGAGAAACCAGACAGACTCGGACTCTTCAGGGAGACCGTCCGCGGAATCGGCCACGTGGCCTCTCATCTGGGTCTCCCTCTCCCCTCGGGAAACGTGAGTTTCTACAACGAGACCGAGCACGGCCATGTTCCGCCAACACCCGTCGTCCTGGGAGTGGGGAAGGTTCCTGATGTGAGACGATGCATCACGTCAGACCTCAAGGAGCAGGACAACCCCATCTTCTTGATCGGAGATACGAAGAATGAGATGGGCGGCTCCGAGTACCTTCGGGTCTTCGGAGGACATTCGGGCACGGTTCCCAACGTGAATGTGGGGATGTTGAAGAAGAGCCTACACGCGGTGTTTCGGGCAGTGAACGAGCAGACAATAGCATCCTGCCATGACGTCTCCCACGGCGGCATCGCCATCGCGATATCGGAGATGGCTCTGGGCGGAGACGTGGGTGCCTTCATAGATCTGTCCAAGACAGAGCGAGTCCCCACAAGCGTCAAGATGTTCTCTGAGAGCAATACGAGGTGGCTTGCCGAGGTCTGGCCCGGAAAGGAAGACAGGTTCCTCGATATCATGTCGGATGTCCCGGTCCGCAAACTGGGCATGGTGAAGGGAAGCAGCGTCATCATTGCGGACTCGAACGTCAAGGCGGGCATCTTCTTGGAGGACCTGAGCGAAGCGTGGAAGCGGACCATCTATGACTACATGGGGGGAACACCTTGA
- the purQ gene encoding phosphoribosylformylglycinamidine synthase subunit PurQ, translated as MKVEDVKVCILIIEGTNCEAETSQAFRRSGASAEIVHLKQLLGQDTKPEETRKLEDYEILVIPGGFSSGDYVRAGAILAARMKSRMEDELVQFIDEGKPVLGICNGFQILVELGVLPGIEATMSRYPTASLGWNDSGRFECRPTLLENWNKGKCIFTTKLERGQIIQAPTAHAEGKFMLPKHREKELLDTLKDNDQIVFRYVDADGQIAGYPWNPNGSLFGIAGICNSEGNVFGMMPHPERTYLGIQQADWTRNVPDNGDGKAVFESVLDHVTKKF; from the coding sequence TTGAAGGTCGAGGATGTGAAGGTCTGCATCCTCATCATCGAAGGGACGAACTGTGAAGCGGAGACCTCTCAGGCCTTTCGAAGGTCGGGCGCTTCCGCTGAGATTGTCCATCTCAAACAGTTGCTGGGACAGGACACCAAGCCCGAGGAGACCAGGAAGCTAGAGGACTACGAGATCCTCGTCATTCCCGGGGGCTTCTCGTCCGGGGACTACGTTAGAGCAGGCGCCATACTGGCGGCGCGGATGAAGAGTCGAATGGAGGATGAGCTCGTGCAGTTCATCGATGAAGGAAAGCCAGTTCTGGGAATCTGCAATGGCTTCCAGATCCTCGTAGAGCTCGGAGTGCTCCCCGGAATCGAGGCGACAATGAGCAGGTATCCCACGGCCTCCCTCGGATGGAACGATTCCGGGCGGTTCGAATGCCGCCCAACTCTGCTGGAGAACTGGAACAAAGGCAAGTGCATCTTCACGACCAAGCTCGAGCGGGGCCAGATAATCCAGGCTCCAACGGCCCATGCAGAGGGGAAGTTCATGTTACCCAAGCACCGCGAGAAGGAGCTGCTGGATACGTTGAAGGACAATGACCAGATCGTGTTCCGATATGTTGATGCCGATGGTCAGATCGCCGGATATCCCTGGAACCCCAACGGTTCGCTTTTCGGCATAGCCGGGATCTGCAATTCGGAGGGCAACGTCTTCGGAATGATGCCTCATCCAGAGAGGACGTACCTCGGGATTCAGCAGGCCGATTGGACACGGAATGTTCCAGACAATGGAGACGGCAAGGCTGTTTTCGAGTCTGTCCTGGACCACGTCACGAAGAAGTTCTGA
- a CDS encoding methyltransferase domain-containing protein, whose translation MPDSGAQEERIDENHGRDFTPETTTLWDYPYQSYGEKKKGDNRFSGVTPAFVVRHLIWRHTEPGDLVVDCMAGSGTTIDVAREENRRVIGYDIAAIRSDIIQNDARSLPLEDECVDLHFVDSPYSDNIHYSNHPDCVGKIPCEDERFFVELEKVVKEIHRTLKEGGILGWLIADQYRKRKFTPVGFKLFEVLARHFEPVDIVSVRIHNQRTNNELWQRRALKYNFYLRGFKYLLIMRKVE comes from the coding sequence GTGCCTGATTCGGGTGCTCAAGAGGAAAGGATCGATGAGAATCATGGGCGAGATTTCACTCCCGAGACGACGACGCTCTGGGACTACCCTTATCAGAGCTACGGGGAGAAGAAGAAGGGCGACAATAGGTTCTCAGGCGTGACTCCAGCCTTCGTCGTAAGACACCTGATCTGGAGACACACTGAGCCCGGCGATCTGGTGGTCGACTGCATGGCGGGAAGTGGGACCACGATCGATGTCGCCAGAGAGGAGAACAGGAGGGTCATCGGGTACGACATCGCCGCCATACGGAGCGACATCATACAGAACGATGCACGAAGCCTCCCGTTGGAGGACGAATGCGTGGACCTCCACTTCGTGGACTCACCTTACAGCGACAACATCCACTACTCAAACCACCCCGACTGCGTCGGCAAGATTCCATGCGAGGATGAGCGCTTTTTCGTGGAGCTGGAGAAGGTTGTCAAGGAGATTCACCGTACGCTCAAGGAAGGTGGGATCCTGGGCTGGCTCATCGCTGACCAATACCGGAAGAGGAAGTTCACACCGGTGGGTTTCAAGCTGTTCGAAGTGCTCGCACGTCATTTCGAGCCCGTCGACATAGTATCTGTTAGGATTCACAATCAGCGCACGAACAACGAGCTCTGGCAGAGGCGGGCGTTGAAGTACAACTTCTATCTCAGGGGCTTCAAGTACCTCCTCATCATGCGGAAGGTGGAATAG
- a CDS encoding tRNA (adenine-N1)-methyltransferase: MKQIVLVDSKGRKRIVSLTGGTVRVGQLGVLDTSGIDESSLGNVINIGDAEFLVLEPSLLDRVESIRRKAQIVLPKDAAAIVVNCDIRSGCTVVEGGTGSGALTIVLANFVRPHGKVISYETRDDFRRIAEENVKRAGMLDACSLVEGDIIHGVEEENVDAFVLDVPNPWEAIESAFRALRAGGHLASYVPTMNQVEKTVRELRDRPFVEIRTIETLEREMVVGEMGTRPSFKMLGHTGYLTFARKVETPFRYRRAQP; this comes from the coding sequence GTGAAGCAGATAGTGCTTGTCGATTCGAAAGGAAGGAAGAGAATCGTCTCTCTCACCGGCGGTACGGTGAGGGTTGGCCAGCTGGGTGTTCTCGACACGTCCGGAATCGATGAAAGCAGTCTGGGGAATGTAATCAACATCGGTGACGCCGAGTTCCTCGTTCTGGAGCCAAGCCTCCTCGACAGGGTCGAATCGATCAGGCGCAAGGCGCAGATAGTGTTGCCGAAGGATGCGGCGGCAATAGTCGTGAACTGTGACATACGGTCAGGGTGCACGGTCGTCGAGGGAGGCACTGGCTCGGGCGCACTGACGATAGTTCTGGCCAACTTCGTCCGCCCCCACGGCAAGGTCATATCGTACGAGACCCGTGATGATTTCAGAAGGATTGCGGAGGAGAACGTGAAGAGGGCAGGAATGCTCGACGCTTGCTCTCTGGTGGAAGGAGACATCATCCACGGTGTAGAGGAAGAGAACGTTGATGCGTTTGTGCTGGACGTGCCGAACCCTTGGGAGGCCATCGAATCGGCGTTTCGAGCGCTCAGAGCCGGGGGACACCTAGCCTCCTACGTTCCGACGATGAACCAGGTGGAGAAGACAGTCCGAGAGCTGAGAGACCGACCCTTTGTCGAGATCAGGACAATTGAGACTCTCGAAAGGGAGATGGTTGTCGGAGAGATGGGAACGAGGCCCAGCTTCAAGATGCTGGGTCATACGGGCTATCTGACGTTCGCGAGGAAAGTCGAGACACCCTTCCGGTACCGTCGAGCGCAGCCGTGA
- a CDS encoding DUF120 domain-containing protein: MKHGQIEALKQLALAGAAKGHTDITSSELGRSMGVSQQTASNRILELVELGMLTRETVYRRQRIRITEKGLAVLRKEYMDFRRLFEAYDRLTITGEVATGSGEGRYYLQQDEYRKQFERILGSTPFEGTLNLRVKGRETGKLTLLESMDGILVDGFKSGGRTFGDVKCFLAAIRDKKCAVIIPLRSHHRGIVEVISTQRLRDVFNLDDGDLVAIDVDVSSKAP, from the coding sequence GTGAAGCACGGTCAAATCGAGGCACTGAAGCAACTGGCCTTGGCTGGCGCCGCGAAAGGGCACACGGACATCACTTCTTCTGAACTCGGCAGATCGATGGGAGTGAGTCAACAGACGGCCTCCAATCGCATACTGGAGCTTGTCGAGCTCGGCATGCTCACGAGGGAGACGGTGTACCGAAGGCAGAGGATTCGGATCACGGAAAAAGGGCTGGCAGTCCTGAGAAAGGAGTATATGGATTTCAGGCGGCTGTTCGAGGCCTACGACAGGCTAACGATCACGGGGGAGGTCGCCACGGGAAGCGGGGAAGGGAGGTACTACCTGCAGCAGGACGAGTATAGGAAGCAGTTCGAGAGGATACTGGGTTCAACCCCCTTCGAGGGCACGCTCAACCTGCGCGTGAAGGGTCGAGAGACGGGGAAACTGACGCTGCTGGAATCTATGGACGGTATTCTCGTGGATGGCTTCAAGTCAGGAGGCCGAACCTTTGGGGACGTGAAGTGCTTCCTTGCAGCGATCCGAGACAAGAAGTGTGCCGTCATCATCCCCCTCAGATCGCATCACCGAGGGATTGTGGAGGTCATTTCGACCCAGAGGCTCAGGGACGTTTTCAATCTGGATGATGGTGATTTGGTTGCAATCGACGTCGACGTGAGCTCGAAAGCCCCGTGA